A single region of the Mus caroli chromosome 16, CAROLI_EIJ_v1.1, whole genome shotgun sequence genome encodes:
- the LOC110311727 gene encoding olfactory receptor 19, whose protein sequence is MELKNDTQISKFILLGISEDPLWQPFLFGLFLFMYLVTLLGNLLIIIATITDSHLHTPMYFFLSNLSFADICFTSASIPKMLVNIQTKNKVITYEGCISQVFFFILFGVLDNFLLAVMAYDRYVAICHPLHYMVIMNRRLCGFLVLGSWVTTALNSLLQSSMALRLSFCTDLKIPHFVCELNQLVLLACNDTFPNDMVMYFAAILLGGGPLAGILYSYSKIVSSIRAISSSQGKYKAFSTCASHLSVVSLFYSTLLGVYLSSSFTQNSHSTARASVMYSVVTPMLNPFIYSLRNKDLMGALRRLFRRKS, encoded by the coding sequence ATGGAGTTGAAAAATGACAcacaaatttcaaaatttattctCCTGGGAATTTCAGAGGATCCTCTATGGCAACCCTTCCTTTTTGGACTATTTTTGTTCATGTACCTGGTCACTCTGCTTGGGAACCTTCTCATTATCATTGCCACCATAACAGATTCCCATcttcacacacccatgtacttcttcctttccaacctGTCCTTTGCAGACATCTGCTTTACTTCTGCTAGCATCCCAAAGATGCTAGTGAATATACAGACAAAGAACAAGGTGATAACCTACGAAGGTTGCATTTCTCAAGTATTCTTTTTCATACTATTTGGAGTTTTAGATAACTTTCTTCTAGctgtgatggcctatgaccgATATGTGGCAATCTGTCACCCTTTGCACTATATGGTCATCATGAACCGCCGCCTCTGTGGATTTTTAGTTTTGGGGTCTTGGGTCACAACAGCATTGAATTCCTTGCTGCAAAGTTCAATGGCACTGCGGCTGTCCTTTTGTACAGACTTGAAAATTCCCCACTTTGTTTGTGAGCTTAATCAACTGGTACTACTTGCCTGTAATGACACCTTTCCTAATGACATGGTGATGTACTTTGCAGCTATACTGCTGGGTGGTGGTCCTCTTGCTGGCATCCTTTACTCTTATTCTAAGATAGTTTCCTCCATACGAGCAATCTCATCATCACAGGGGAAGTACAAAGCATTCTCCACCTGTGCATCCCATCTCTCAGTTGTTTCATTATTCTATTCTACACTCTTAGGTGTGTATCTTAGTTCTTCTTTTACACAAAACTCACACTCAACTGCACGAGCATCTGTTATGTACAGTGTGGTAACCCCCATGTTGAACCCATTCATCTATAGTCTGAGGAATAAGGACCTAATGGGAGCTCTGAGAAGACTCTTCAGAAGGAAGTCATGA